GGCGAGACCGTGCAGTCGGGCAACAGCCGTGAGATGATTTATCCGGTAGACCGGATCATTGCATTTATCAGCCGCTTATTTACCCTGAAAATCGGTGACCTGATATTTACAGGTACGCCTGCAGGTGTTGGCCCTGTGAAGATCAATGATCATCTGCAGGGATATGTTGAAGATAGAAAACTGCTGGACTTCCGGGTGAAATGAGCATCCCTGCAGCATCATACTGAACGCACATGAGAAGATTACTTCAGGCCATCATTGCCACTTTGTTGTTCTTTACCGCTATCCATGTATCCGCACAGGATTACAATCCCATACCGGTAGCCATGCCCTCACTACTCTTTGCTCCTGACGCCAGGGCTGCCGCAATGGGTGACGTTGGTGTTGCGACCATGCCCGACCTCTACTCACAGTATTGGAACGCAGCAAAGTATCCCTATATTACCGGTACCGCAGGGGTGTCGTTCTCCTACACACCATGGCTGAACAGCCTGGTGAATGACATTCATCTTCTCTATGCTTCAGGTTATTGGAAACCACGCAGTGAGGCGGCTGACGCTGTGAGTGCTTCACTCCGGTATTTCACATTGGGTAGCGTCGAGGTGGGAGACATGAGTGGTGAGTTCTGGCAAACTGTATCACCCCACGAGCTGGCTCTCGATGTCGCTTATTCACGGAAGCTTACCGAGACATTTTCCGGGTCCGTGACATTGCGTTATTTGCGGGCTGATTACTCTACAGGCAGTGATGAAACAACTCCAGGGAATGCTTTCGCCGCTGATATCGGGGGTTACAACGAGGCTTATGTCTACCTTGGCAGATCTGAGATGCTCCTCGGTCTTGGCTTTTCATTGTCTAACATCGGAACCAAGATTTCTTATGACGGGGGTAACAGTAACATGTTTCTTCCTGCCAACATGAGGGTTGGTGCATCACTGGGCATTCCCCTGAGCGAACAGCATACCCTCTCTTTCAGCACTGACCTGAACAAACTGCTGGTGCCTACGCCACTGTTGCAGGAAGATGGTGAAACATCGGAGGAGGCACAAGCACGAGTGGATCGCTACAACAGCATCTCATCCGTTGCAGGCATCTTCCGTTCGTTTGCAGATGCACCCGGCGGAATTGGGGAGGAGCTGAAAGAGGTGAGCTGGTCATTGGGGATGGAATACACCTACCTGAATCAGTTCTCATTGCGCAGCGGTTATTACAATGAAAATCCCTACAAGGGTAACCGGCGTTACATATCTTTTGGTGCAGGTTTCAGGACAGAATCATTTCAAGTGGATGCAGCCTACCTGTTATCTACAGCACAATCCAATCCACTCGATCAGACACTGCGTATCTCACTGGGATTTGACCTGGAGGGAATCAGGAATTTAATGCGATAATAATGAACATCAGAATAGGATTCGGATACGACATGCATCGCCTCAAAGAGGGGAGGCCACTCTGGATGGGTGGTATCTTGCTCGAACACAGCATGGGGCTGGATGGTCATTCCGATGCGGATGTGCTGATACATGCCATCTGTGATGCATTGCTCGGTGCTGCCAACCTGCGTGATATTGGCTATCATTTCCCTGACACCTCTGCGGCGTTTAAAGATGCAGACAGCAAGAACTTGTTGAAAGAGACCATCACGCTTCTTCAAAAAGAGGGTTACAGTGTAGGGAATATCGATGCTACTGTATGTGCGGAGCAGCCCAAGCTAAACCCTCACATCCCTGCCATGCAAATCATACTGTCAGAGTTGATGGGCATAGCTCCCAACGCCGTATCAATCAAAGCAACCACCTCCGAAAAAATGGGCTTTGTGGGCCGTGAGGAGGGGATCACTGCTTATGCCGTGGCACTGATTGAAAAAAAATAGGTTCTCATGGCACCTTTCAGCTGGTTAAAGCGTTTCAGGCAATCGCGCGGGTATGGTGTTCACTCTCCCTTTGCGTTCGAACTGATTCAAAAGGTGCTCTCATCCCGCACACATTATTATGCTTTTGATGAAATTGCAGATCATCTCTCCGCCAATCACCCGTATGTTCCCCTCAACAAAACCCCACATCATCTCTCTTTCCGGCTGGTAGACCATTTCAATGCGATGAAGATCCTTGAGATTAATTCGGGTCGCGGTGTGAATACCCTCTATCTGATCTCCCCCGATAGCCGCATCCATTGCACATGTGTGGAAACAAGAAGTGAGATGGTTGCAGAAGCAATTGAGCTTACCGCAATAAAGGGGAGCCAACGCACCATTTTGTCAGAATTGCCCCGGGAAGAGCGGTTCGATGCTATTTTTCTCCATCTGGATGTGGAGTCTCCTCCAACACTCGATTCACTGATTCAGCTCAGCCATGAAGAGACTTTCTGGGTAATTGATCCGGTCAATGCCACACGGAGCAAACAATATTGGCGCAATATCGTTAATGATGAACGCATCGGAATCACATTCGATATGAAAGATTTCGGGATCACATTCTTACGGCAAACTAACAGCAAGTTGCGTTATCTTATATAGTTTCCGGTACGAAGATCAAGGTTTACGGTTTGCTGCGTTTCGGCCGGGACATTTCTATTTCGAA
This genomic window from Dysgonomonadaceae bacterium zrk40 contains:
- a CDS encoding 2-C-methyl-D-erythritol 2,4-cyclodiphosphate synthase yields the protein MNIRIGFGYDMHRLKEGRPLWMGGILLEHSMGLDGHSDADVLIHAICDALLGAANLRDIGYHFPDTSAAFKDADSKNLLKETITLLQKEGYSVGNIDATVCAEQPKLNPHIPAMQIILSELMGIAPNAVSIKATTSEKMGFVGREEGITAYAVALIEKK
- the porV gene encoding type IX secretion system outer membrane channel protein PorV, which translates into the protein MRRLLQAIIATLLFFTAIHVSAQDYNPIPVAMPSLLFAPDARAAAMGDVGVATMPDLYSQYWNAAKYPYITGTAGVSFSYTPWLNSLVNDIHLLYASGYWKPRSEAADAVSASLRYFTLGSVEVGDMSGEFWQTVSPHELALDVAYSRKLTETFSGSVTLRYLRADYSTGSDETTPGNAFAADIGGYNEAYVYLGRSEMLLGLGFSLSNIGTKISYDGGNSNMFLPANMRVGASLGIPLSEQHTLSFSTDLNKLLVPTPLLQEDGETSEEAQARVDRYNSISSVAGIFRSFADAPGGIGEELKEVSWSLGMEYTYLNQFSLRSGYYNENPYKGNRRYISFGAGFRTESFQVDAAYLLSTAQSNPLDQTLRISLGFDLEGIRNLMR